From a single Candidatus Izimaplasma bacterium HR1 genomic region:
- the yfiC gene encoding tRNA1(Val) (adenine(37)-N6)-methyltransferase produces the protein MVEVINDLLGYEGLKIIQRPDMFNFSLDSTLLADFVKPLAKTKKILDLGTGNAPIPLFLSLKTNAKIIGVEIQKDVYEIAKRNIAINNLENQIEIINDDIKGIHKKYENSEFDLITCNPPFFKYKETSNVNKNDYKTIARHEVLITLEDIIKEAKRLLKTRSSLCMVHRTERVIEIINLLTKHNFSIKRLRFVYPKQGDESNIVLIEASNNGNSGLKLLEPLYVHTNNGYTDEIKRIFNYGKDESDETTKKLYK, from the coding sequence CTTCAGTCTAGATTCAACACTTCTAGCTGATTTTGTTAAACCCTTAGCTAAGACAAAAAAAATATTGGATTTAGGTACCGGAAACGCGCCTATTCCATTATTTTTATCGTTGAAAACTAACGCAAAAATCATTGGTGTTGAGATACAAAAAGATGTTTATGAAATAGCAAAAAGAAATATTGCTATAAATAATTTGGAAAACCAAATTGAAATCATCAATGATGATATCAAAGGAATCCACAAAAAGTATGAGAATAGTGAGTTTGATCTAATAACTTGTAACCCACCATTCTTTAAATATAAGGAAACATCAAATGTTAATAAGAATGATTATAAAACTATCGCTAGGCATGAAGTGCTAATAACTCTAGAAGATATTATTAAAGAAGCTAAACGACTTTTAAAAACAAGATCTTCTTTATGTATGGTTCATCGTACTGAAAGAGTAATTGAGATTATTAACCTATTAACTAAACATAATTTTTCGATAAAAAGACTACGCTTTGTTTATCCAAAACAAGGTGATGAATCAAATATAGTTTTAATCGAAGCATCTAATAATGGTAATTCAGGACTTAAATTATTAGAACCATTGTATGTTCATACAAATAATGGTTATACAGACGAAATCAAACGAATCTTTAATTATGGAAAGGATGAGTCTGATGAAACGACAAAAAAGCTTTATAAATGA
- the rsmI gene encoding Ribosomal RNA small subunit methyltransferase I, giving the protein MKRQKSFINDQPTLYLVATPIGNLEDMTFRAVKILGEVDHIYCEDTRVSGKLISHFNIEHGSLRNYHDHNKEMKSKEILELLRANKNIALISDAGYPLISDPGYYLIREVIKEGYNVVSIPGASALLNALVVSGITPHPFLFYGFLDQKETKREKELASFKDYKETLIFYESPHRINKTMNSILKVMGERKVVIARELTKKFEEILRGTTSSMQDITDIKGEMVIILEGNNDVYTPTMSIEDELTLLISEGLTSKEAIKKVAKLRNLPKNDVYQTYHQNKEKE; this is encoded by the coding sequence ATGAAACGACAAAAAAGCTTTATAAATGATCAACCAACACTTTATCTAGTAGCTACACCAATTGGTAATCTAGAAGATATGACTTTTAGAGCTGTCAAAATATTAGGAGAAGTTGATCATATCTACTGTGAAGACACCAGAGTATCTGGGAAACTCATTAGTCATTTTAATATTGAACACGGTTCATTAAGAAATTATCATGACCATAATAAAGAAATGAAATCAAAAGAAATATTAGAACTATTAAGAGCTAATAAAAACATCGCTTTAATAAGTGATGCTGGATATCCTTTAATAAGTGATCCTGGTTATTACCTTATAAGGGAAGTAATAAAAGAAGGATATAATGTTGTTAGTATCCCCGGAGCTAGTGCTTTGTTAAATGCTCTAGTAGTCTCAGGGATTACCCCTCATCCATTCTTGTTTTACGGTTTCTTAGATCAAAAAGAAACGAAGAGAGAAAAGGAATTAGCTTCTTTCAAAGACTATAAGGAAACTCTAATATTTTACGAATCACCACACCGCATTAATAAAACAATGAACTCTATTCTAAAAGTAATGGGTGAAAGAAAAGTTGTAATCGCTAGAGAACTAACAAAGAAATTTGAAGAAATTCTCCGAGGTACAACTTCATCTATGCAGGATATCACTGATATTAAAGGAGAAATGGTTATTATCTTAGAAGGTAATAATGATGTCTATACTCCAACAATGTCGATAGAAGATGAGTTAACTTTGCTAATCAGCGAAGGTTTAACTTCAAAAGAAGCAATCAAAAAAGTCGCAAAACTAAGAAACTTACCAAAAAATGATGTGTATCAAACATATCATCAAAATAAAGAAAAGGAGTGA